The following are encoded together in the Methanobacterium sp. genome:
- a CDS encoding epoxyqueuosine reductase, whose protein sequence is MQLEYKIRIMAEHEGADFFGIAELSSAKDTITDQGSLFVAEYPKAISIGIRLPDAIVDALPDRDNPAVAVNYRHAYDIINLRLDILTSKLASIIQQDDYKALAISASERYDDERICAVFSHKLAANLAGLGWIGKSCLLITPEAGPRVRWSTVLTDAPLKVTGKPVESKCV, encoded by the coding sequence ATGCAGCTTGAATATAAGATCAGGATAATGGCAGAACATGAAGGAGCTGATTTTTTTGGCATTGCAGAGTTATCCAGCGCCAAAGATACCATAACTGATCAGGGAAGCTTATTTGTGGCTGAATATCCTAAAGCAATCTCTATAGGAATCAGATTACCAGATGCAATTGTTGATGCCCTGCCAGATCGAGATAATCCTGCTGTAGCTGTTAACTATCGCCATGCTTATGATATTATCAATTTACGCCTTGACATTTTAACATCGAAATTAGCAAGTATAATTCAGCAAGATGATTATAAAGCACTGGCCATTTCTGCATCGGAGCGTTATGATGATGAAAGAATCTGTGCTGTATTTTCACATAAACTGGCTGCAAATCTGGCTGGTCTTGGATGGATTGGTAAAAGTTGCCTTCTTATAACACCTGAAGCAGGGCCAAGAGTTCGTTGGAGTACGGTGCTTACTGATGCACCTCTCAAAGTTACAGGAAAACCCGTAGAGTCCAAATGTGT
- a CDS encoding GNAT family N-acetyltransferase translates to MNINYIELNTEQIDRIKPLWNNLRDYHSELSTHFPERYDAVKFEDRKKEILKKSENGILKIDLVEDKNTDSYVGYCISSISEENVVEVDSIFLDEKYRSSGIGSMLMERAINWMDKNRVKTKKIVVAIGNEDLLPFYGRYNFLPRHLILEQK, encoded by the coding sequence ATGAATATTAACTATATTGAACTAAATACAGAACAAATTGATAGAATTAAGCCCTTATGGAATAATTTAAGAGATTATCACAGTGAATTATCAACACATTTCCCAGAAAGATACGATGCAGTTAAATTTGAGGATAGAAAGAAAGAAATACTTAAAAAATCTGAAAATGGAATCCTAAAAATTGATCTCGTTGAAGATAAAAATACAGATAGTTATGTTGGCTATTGTATAAGCTCCATTTCAGAAGAAAATGTTGTTGAAGTAGATTCTATATTTTTAGATGAAAAATATCGATCTTCAGGTATTGGTTCCATGCTTATGGAACGTGCCATTAACTGGATGGATAAAAATAGAGTTAAAACTAAAAAAATAGTAGTTGCAATTGGTAATGAGGACTTATTACCATTTTATGGGCGTTATAATTTCCTTCCAAGGCATTTAATATTAGAACAAAAATAA